In a single window of the Prunus dulcis unplaced genomic scaffold, ALMONDv2, whole genome shotgun sequence genome:
- the LOC117613236 gene encoding F-box protein CPR1-like has product MWEEMALRHILPRLPSKSLMHHLSNSMQSKLSTCVLFSRFVQSDANSDEKELAFSFLYLRNDYDDDEHNVNFVVEDIKFPLSSGRFIGLEDVESPSILGHCNGIVCLSPCSDNLVLCNPAIKEIKLLPKSGLPDWWGCAVGFGYDPKSKDYKVSRIASYQAEIDGLIPPPRVEIYTLSTDSWREIRNNSLETDTTCFFPDYFQMYFQGICYWVGYEQPKQSVEYEDEEQKPMVIFFDTGDEIFHNLLFPDSFYMYEEGSSYAYEMSYLMYCDLRIILWNGSIALFGFNRFSVFPDSYGVWVLDDFDGAKGSWTKHLTFEPLMGIKRVLEFWRTDEILMVTEDGDVVTFNLATEKLKNLPMNSLSDFETIVYVNSLVSSERCITCASNN; this is encoded by the coding sequence ATGTGGGAAGAGATGGCGTTGCGCCATATTCTACCAAGATTGCCTTCAAAATCTCTAATGCATCATCTCTCTAATTCGATGCAGAGCAAACTGTCTACCTGCGTCCTTTTCAGTCGTTTTGTCCAGAGCGACGCTAACAGTGATGAGAAGGAACTTGCATTCTCCTTCCTTTATCTCCGAaatgattatgatgatgatgagcataacgtcaattttgttgttgaggaCATCAAGTTTCCACTTTCTTCGGGACGATTTATTGGGCTCGAGGATGTAGAATCTCCAAGTATTTTAGGCCATTGTAATGGGATAGTTTGTCTAAGTCCTTGTAGTGACAACCTTGTTTTATGCAATCCAGCAATCAAGGAAATCAAACTTCTACCCAAATCAGGTCTTCCAGATTGGTGGGGATGTGCTGTAGGGTTTGGATATGATCCCAAATCTAAAGATTACAAAGTCAGTAGAATTGCATCTTATCAGGCGGAAATTGATGGTCTTATTCCTCCTCCTAGAGTTGAAATATACACCCTCAGTACTGATTCATGGCGAGAGATCAGGAATAATTCTTTAGAAACAGATACTACTTGCTTTTTTCCTGATTATTTCCAGATGTACTTCCAAGGAATTTGTTATTGGGTGGGGTATGAGCAACCAAAACAATCTGTGGAATACGAGGACGAGGAACAGAAGCCAATGGTCATTTTCTTCGACACGGGTGATGAAATATTTCATAATCTATTATTTCCTGATAGTTTTTATATGTATGAGGAAGGATCATCTTATGCGTATGAAATGTCTTATCTTATGTATTGTGATCTGCGCATTATACTGTGGAATGGATCTATTGCTCTTTTTGGATTTAATCGTTTTAGTGTATTTCCTGACTCCTATGGAGTTTGGGTGTTGGATGACTTTGACGGTGCTAAGGGTTCTTGGACAAAACACTTAACTTTTGAGCCATTGATGGGCATTAAGAGGGTATTGGAATTTTGGAGGACTGACGAGATTCTTATGGTTACCGAAGATGGAGATGTAGTAACTTTCAACCTTGCAACTGAGAAGCTTAAGAATCTTCCCATGAATAGCTTATCTGATTTCGAAACTATTGTGTATGTGAATAGCTTAGTTTCAAGTGAAAGGTGTATCAcatgtgctagcaacaactag
- the LOC117613237 gene encoding F-box protein At3g49450-like, producing the protein MAIMFGKFSEDMVVQMMSRLPHKSLMRFRCLNKSWNNLIVDAKNSPSLVAKHLSNSKLNASSTTCIIFKRLLQYDRTAPLFSTIINICNDNANNLVHHSVVEDIHVSLPMRVDRTSYVRTCRPLRRHHLSLTSD; encoded by the exons ATGGCAATAATGTTTGGCAAATTTTCGGAAGATATGGTGGTGCAAATGATGTCAAGATTGCCTCACAAGTCTTTGATGCGATTTAGATGCTTGAATAAGTCATGGAACAATCTAattgttgatgcgaaaaa CAGCCCTAGCTTGGTGGCTAAGCATCTTTCCAATTCCAAGCTCAATGCCTCATCCACCACTTGCATTATTTTCAAGCGTCTC CTCCAATATGACAGAACGGCCCCGTTATTCTCaacaataattaatatttgcaACGACAATGCCAATAACCTTGTTCATCATTCTGTTGTTGAGGACATTCATGTTTCACTTCCGATGCGTGTAGATAGAACCTCATATGTTAGAACTTGTAGGCCACTGCGAAGGCATCATTTGTCTTTGACATCAGATTGA